From a region of the Odoribacter splanchnicus DSM 20712 genome:
- the ribH gene encoding 6,7-dimethyl-8-ribityllumazine synthase: protein MNLLEGKLLAEGQRIGVVAARFNEFITAKLVGGAKDAFVRHGGDENKLDLAWVPGAFEIPLVAKKMVESGKYDAVVCLGAVIRGATPHFDMVANEATKGVAHVGLQTGVPVIFGILTTDSIEQAVERAGTKAGNKGFDAMTTAIEMINLLKQI from the coding sequence ATGAATTTACTGGAAGGAAAATTATTAGCAGAAGGACAACGGATCGGAGTGGTAGCTGCCCGTTTTAATGAGTTTATCACGGCTAAATTGGTTGGAGGAGCAAAGGATGCTTTTGTACGTCACGGTGGGGATGAAAATAAGCTGGATCTGGCTTGGGTACCGGGAGCATTCGAGATTCCTTTAGTAGCTAAAAAGATGGTAGAAAGCGGCAAATACGATGCTGTGGTTTGTCTGGGGGCAGTGATCCGGGGAGCTACGCCCCATTTCGATATGGTTGCTAATGAAGCGACCAAAGGTGTAGCCCATGTCGGATTGCAGACAGGGGTGCCGGTGATTTTCGGTATCCTGACGACCGATTCGATCGAACAGGCTGTCGAAAGAGCCGGAACGAAAGCCGGTAATAAAGGTTTCGATGCCATGACCACCGCAATCGAGATGATCAATTTATTGAAACAAATCTAA
- a CDS encoding bifunctional 3,4-dihydroxy-2-butanone-4-phosphate synthase/GTP cyclohydrolase II, with the protein MEGFKFSTIEEAVADLRAGKMIIAVDDPDRENEGDLICAAEHATLENVNFMASYAKGLICMPMSKALTTKLGLEQMVANNTDNHCTAFTVSIDHVDTTTGISALERSMTAMKSVEDDAKPSDFRRPGHMFPLEAKAGGVLERMGHTEATVDLMRIARLKECGLCCEIMREDGTMMRTPELKEFAVRHGLKMITVADLITYRRRTEILVERVTEAEMPTKYGIFKAYGYVNKINGEHHIALVKGDIADGEPVLCRVHSECLTGDAFGSLRCDCGEQLAEALRRIEKKGRGVLLYMRQEGRGIGLINKLKAYHLQDGGMDTVEANLALGFKADLREYGTGAEILADLGVKKMILMTNNPLKIKGLDGFGLEVVGREPIEMTCNEKNEFYMYTKYKKMGHILHVRNDWKKEE; encoded by the coding sequence ATGGAAGGATTTAAATTTAGTACGATCGAGGAAGCTGTTGCTGATCTGAGGGCCGGTAAAATGATTATTGCCGTGGACGATCCGGATCGTGAAAATGAGGGCGATCTGATTTGTGCAGCTGAACATGCTACACTTGAAAATGTCAATTTTATGGCTTCGTATGCCAAGGGATTGATTTGTATGCCGATGAGCAAAGCTTTGACGACAAAATTAGGGTTGGAACAGATGGTGGCCAACAATACCGACAATCACTGTACGGCATTTACCGTTTCGATCGACCATGTGGATACGACAACCGGTATTTCGGCATTGGAACGCTCTATGACGGCCATGAAGAGTGTAGAGGACGATGCCAAACCGTCCGATTTCCGGCGTCCGGGACATATGTTTCCTTTGGAGGCGAAAGCTGGCGGGGTACTCGAACGTATGGGACATACCGAAGCCACCGTCGACCTGATGCGTATTGCCCGGCTCAAAGAATGCGGCTTGTGTTGTGAAATTATGCGGGAAGACGGTACCATGATGAGGACACCCGAATTGAAAGAATTTGCCGTACGGCATGGTTTGAAGATGATTACTGTGGCCGACCTGATCACTTACCGTCGTCGGACAGAGATCCTGGTGGAAAGAGTGACTGAGGCTGAAATGCCTACTAAATACGGAATTTTCAAGGCTTATGGTTATGTCAACAAAATCAATGGAGAACATCACATTGCCCTTGTAAAAGGGGACATCGCTGACGGCGAACCGGTATTGTGCCGGGTACATTCCGAATGTCTCACCGGGGATGCTTTCGGTTCCTTGCGTTGTGACTGTGGCGAGCAGCTGGCGGAAGCTTTGCGCCGGATTGAGAAAAAAGGCCGGGGTGTATTGCTGTATATGCGTCAGGAAGGCCGGGGCATCGGACTGATCAATAAGTTGAAAGCCTATCATCTGCAGGACGGGGGAATGGATACGGTCGAGGCGAATCTGGCACTGGGATTTAAGGCTGATTTAAGAGAATACGGTACCGGTGCGGAAATTTTGGCCGACCTGGGAGTGAAAAAAATGATTCTTATGACAAATAATCCTTTGAAGATAAAAGGATTGGATGGATTCGGACTCGAAGTGGTCGGACGTGAACCGATCGAGATGACCTGTAATGAAAAGAACGAGTTCTATATGTACACCAAGTATAAAAAGATGGGACATATATTACATGTCAGAAATGACTGGAAAAAAGAAGAATAG
- a CDS encoding riboflavin synthase, translating to MFTGIIEEIGKIKSVKRGSKSVVLEVEARKVLADTRIGDSIATNGVCLTVVGKGNDGFSADVMPETMNRSNLGLLKPGDPVNLERALCLNSRLGGHLVAGHVDGTGKIVSKQQDENAIWLTVGAAPEILRYIVEKGSVAIDGVSLTIAYADEQVFKVSVIPHTQEETTLVKKEIGDVVNLENDMIVKYVEKLMGQGKPKGGLTLDFLVANGF from the coding sequence ATGTTTACAGGAATAATAGAAGAAATCGGAAAGATCAAATCGGTGAAACGAGGCAGCAAGAGTGTCGTCCTTGAGGTGGAGGCCCGGAAAGTATTGGCGGACACGCGGATTGGGGATAGCATAGCCACGAACGGGGTGTGTTTGACTGTTGTTGGTAAAGGGAATGACGGGTTTTCTGCCGATGTGATGCCTGAAACCATGAATCGGAGTAATTTGGGCTTATTGAAGCCGGGTGATCCTGTGAATCTCGAGCGGGCCTTGTGTCTGAACAGCCGTTTGGGTGGTCATTTGGTAGCCGGGCATGTAGACGGTACCGGAAAGATCGTGAGCAAACAACAGGATGAAAATGCCATTTGGCTCACGGTGGGGGCTGCTCCCGAAATCCTTCGTTATATTGTAGAAAAGGGCTCTGTGGCTATCGATGGGGTGAGCCTGACGATCGCTTATGCCGACGAGCAGGTTTTCAAAGTGTCCGTCATTCCGCATACTCAGGAAGAGACGACGCTGGTGAAAAAGGAGATAGGAGATGTGGTGAATTTAGAAAACGATATGATTGTCAAATATGTAGAGAAACTGATGGGACAAGGAAAACCGAAGGGGGGACTGACCTTGGATTTCCTGGTGGCCAATGGCTTTTAA